The Brassica napus cultivar Da-Ae chromosome C7, Da-Ae, whole genome shotgun sequence genome has a segment encoding these proteins:
- the LOC106409574 gene encoding WUSCHEL-related homeobox 14-like: MDGGSQNGAYDGRVITEEQMEILSKQIAIYAAICRQLVSLHESLSSKLPLSSGVDPTGGGYFDSMGASPSTYKISHRHRWTPTSMQLQILESIYEEGSGTPKPQRIEEITLELSQHGQVMDKIVYNWFQNRRARSKRKQPQAMTTTTVQTVDAVAATEERSYGDSGGFESYDHILFPSTDFGIEHLLDGGIFRER; the protein is encoded by the exons ATGGATGGAGGGAGCCAAAACGGTGCTTATGATGGTAGAGTTATAACGGAGGAGCAAATGGAGATTCTCAGTAAGCAGATCGCCATTTACGCCGCCATTTGTAGGCAGCTCGTTTCCCTCCACGAGTCTCTCTCTTCTAAACTTCCCCTCTCATCAG GAGTGGATCCAACCGGAGGTGGATACTTTGACTCGATGGGGGCTTCGCCAAGCACTTATAAAATATCTCATCGGCATCGTTGGACTCCGACATCGATGCAACTTCAAATTCTCGAAAGCATTTACGAGGAAGGAAGCGGAACACCAAAACCACAGAGGATTGAAGAGATCACGTTGGAGCTGTCTCAACACGGACAGGTCATGGACAAAATTGTATACAACTGGTTTCAAAACCGACGAGCTCGGTCCAAACGAAAGCAGCCTCAGGCTATGACAACGACGACTGTTCAGACCGTTGATGCGGTGGCGGCAACAGAGGAGAGGAGTTATGGAGATTCTGGAGGGTTTGAGTCTTATGATCATATCCTCTTTCCGAGTACTGACTTTg GGATTGAGCATTTGCTAGATGGAGGAATATTTCGGGAGAGATAA
- the LOC106407231 gene encoding high mobility group B protein 3: MKGGNSKSDSRNSKLSVNKKPTKASKAAAKDPNKPKRPASAFFVFMEDFRQTYKKEHPSNKSVAAVGKAGGEKWKSLSDSEKAPYVAKADKRKVEYEKTMKAYNKKLEEGPKGDEESDDKSVSEVSEEEDADDRSDEEEDD, translated from the exons ATGAAAGGAGGTAATTCGAAGTCTGACTCCAGAAACTCCAA GCTCTCTGTGAACAAGAAGCCTACGAAGGCGAGCAAAGCTGCTGCTAAAGATCCTAACAAACCTAAGAGGCCGGCCAGTGCTTTCTTCGTCTTCAT GGAGGACTTCCGTCAGACTTACAAGAAGGAACACCCTAGCAACAAATCTGTCGCTGCT GTTGGAAAAGCTGGTGGAGAGAAGTGGAAATCACTGTCTGACTCT GAGAAAGCTCCCTACGTAGCTAAGGCTGATAAGCGCAAGGTTGAGTATGAGAAGACCATGAAGGCCTACAACAAAAAGCTG GAGGAAGGTCCAAAGGGGGACGAGGAATCTGACGACAAGTCAGTGTCTGAGGTTAGTGAAGAGGAGGATGCGGATGATAGGAGTGATGAG GAGGAAGACGATTGA